A genomic window from Aricia agestis chromosome 8, ilAriAges1.1, whole genome shotgun sequence includes:
- the LOC121729815 gene encoding uncharacterized protein LOC121729815, which yields MRVAVILAAILGCSLAVPVKELTLRQRLESPDVSTRNTALTDIINEVLDLIRELLIHGTGDIPPLDPLHVERINLDGSTIGFPEAYLLLEGLSVNGLSSFVVDELVTSSFLLRYTVNFDIRVPSVVVETQNYDMFVKIFGGEIFGNGDMKLSIVSPRVKGSVVVGVRFTWGGAYITIHDCNVAIGLESFEPVITGMFGNQMSSEFVSEFLKNLIPEIIDYFEDEISNAINTAVVTIGNDILGDLNLIDIIGDLLP from the exons ATGCGTGTTGCAGTAATTTTGGCGGCCATCTTGGGCTGCAGCTTAGCTGTCCCTGTAAAGGAACTGACTCTTAGGCAGAGATTGGAGTCTCCTG ATGTGAGCACCCGTAACACAGCTTTGACGGATATCATTAACGAGGTGCTGGACCTGATCCGGGAGCTCCTGATCCACGGTACCGGCGACATCCCCCCGCTCGACCCCCTGCACGTAGAGCGGATCAACCTGGACGGCAGCACCATTGGTTTCCCTGA AGCCTACCTCCTCCTCGAAGGCTTATCAGTGAATGGCCTGAGCTCGTTCGTGGTGGACGAGTTGGTGACAAGCTCTTTCCTACTGCGTTACACCGTCAACTTCGACATAAGGGTACCGTCCGTTGTCGTGGAGACAC AAAACTATGACATGTTTGTGAAAATCTTTGGCGGAGAAATCTTTGGCAATGGAGACATGAA GCTGAGTATCGTGAGCCCCAGAGTGAAGGGTTCCGTGGTGGTAGGTGTTCGTTTCACGTGGGGCGGCGCCTACATCACCATCCATGACTGCAATGTTGCCATCGGCTTGGAAAGCTTCGAG CCTGTCATCACCGGTATGTTCGGTAACCAGATGAGCAGTGAGTTCGTGTCTGAGTTCTTGAAGAACTTGATCCCAGAAATTATAGACTACTTCGAG GACGAGATCAGCAACGCAATCAACACGGCGGTGGTGACGATCGGCAATGACATCCTCGGCGACCTCAACCTCATCGACATCATCGGCGATCTACTACCGTGA